Proteins encoded by one window of Salvia splendens isolate huo1 chromosome 14, SspV2, whole genome shotgun sequence:
- the LOC121763510 gene encoding acyl-CoA thioesterase 2-like isoform X2, translating to MNPELVIEFLGGVPLLQTLPSSSLRKIAEVVSVKRYDQGDYIVREGEVADGIYFIWEGEAEVCGSFHSDDQNHAEYHLKKYDFFGHGMSSSTQTADVLALSKLTCLVLLNEKMYMLKSKSIWSEDDAQEKRPLIERILQLDPIEVNIFQGITLPDAPKFGKVFGGQFLGQALAAACKTVDCLKIIHSLHAYFLLLGDFNKPIIYEVHRVRDGKSFATRRVDAIQRGNVVFTLMASFQKEEHQFVHQVATMPSVSDPEKLFSMEELRVQRLVDPRLPRTYRNKVATTDFLPWPIEIRFCEPSTSTNYTKSPPSLRYWFRAKGTLSDDQALHRCVVAYASDLIFLQVSLNPHREKGLKSSSVSLDHSMWFHKPLRADDWLLYVIDSPNAHSGRGFVTGRMFTRTGELVVSLIQEGLLRRAREPAPSSQSKL from the exons ATGAATCCCGAATTAG TGATCGAGTTTTTGGGGGGTGTGCCGCTGCTCCAGACGCTGCCGAGTTCTTCTCTGAGGAAGATCGCCGAAGTAGTTTCTGTTAAGCGATACG ACCAAGGTGATTATATAGTTCGTGAAGGTGAAGTGGCGGATGGCATTTATTTCATATGGGAAGGAGAG GCTGAGGTCTGTGGGTCTTTTCATTCCGATGATCAAAATCACGCTGAATATCATTTGAAGAAATACGACTTTTTTGGTCATG GTATGTCATCATCTACTCAGACAGCAGATGTGCTTGCCTTGTCTAAG CTGACTTGCCTAGTCCTTCTTAATGAAAAAATGTATATGTTAAAATCGAAATCAATTTGGAGTGAGGATGACGCACAGGAGAAGCGCCCACTCATTGAGAGAATTCTACAACTGGATCCTATAGAG GTTAACATTTTCCAAGGTATTACTTTGCCTGATGCACCAAAATTTGGAAAAGTGTTCGGCGGGCAATTTCTCGGACAG GCACTGGCTGCAGCATGTAAAACCGTTGATTGTTTAAAGATTATTCACAGTTTGCATGCATACTTCCTTCTTCTTGGAGATTTTAATA AACCAATTATATATGAAGTGCATCGGGTACGTGATGGGAAAAGCTTTGCGACCCGAAGGGTGGATGCTATACAAAGGGGGAATGTTGTGTTTACATTGATGGCTTCTTTTCAG AAAGAGGAGCATCAGTTTGTTCACCAGGTGGCAACGATGCCTTCCGTGTCTGATCCAGAAAAG CTTTTTTCCATGGAAGAGTTACGTGTCCAACGTCTTGTTGATCCTCGGCTTCCAAG GACATACCGGAACAAGGTTGCCACTACTGATTTTTTGCCATGGCCCATCGAGATTAGGTTCTGTGAGCCTAGTACTTCCACCAATTACACAAAATCTCCTCCAAG TTTAAGGTACTGGTTTAGAGCTAAAGGGACACTTTCTGATGATCAAGCTTTGCACAG ATGCGTGGTGGCTTATGCTTCTGATCTGATTTTTCTCCAAGTGAGTTTAAACCCACATCGCGAAAAGGGTTTGAAGTCATCTTCTGTCAGCCTAGACCATTC GATGTGGTTTCACAAGCCTTTGAGGGCTGACGATTGGCTGCTATATGTG ATCGATAGTCCAAATGCTCACAGCGGTCGTGGATTTGTTACGGGACGAATGTTTACCCGAACAGGAGAG CTAGTTGTTTCGTTGATTCAAGAGGGGTTATTGAGGAGGGCCAGGGAACCAGCTCCATCTTCCCAATCCAAACTGTAA
- the LOC121763510 gene encoding acyl-CoA thioesterase 2-like isoform X1, which translates to MNPELVAVIEFLGGVPLLQTLPSSSLRKIAEVVSVKRYDQGDYIVREGEVADGIYFIWEGEAEVCGSFHSDDQNHAEYHLKKYDFFGHGMSSSTQTADVLALSKLTCLVLLNEKMYMLKSKSIWSEDDAQEKRPLIERILQLDPIEVNIFQGITLPDAPKFGKVFGGQFLGQALAAACKTVDCLKIIHSLHAYFLLLGDFNKPIIYEVHRVRDGKSFATRRVDAIQRGNVVFTLMASFQKEEHQFVHQVATMPSVSDPEKLFSMEELRVQRLVDPRLPRTYRNKVATTDFLPWPIEIRFCEPSTSTNYTKSPPSLRYWFRAKGTLSDDQALHRCVVAYASDLIFLQVSLNPHREKGLKSSSVSLDHSMWFHKPLRADDWLLYVIDSPNAHSGRGFVTGRMFTRTGELVVSLIQEGLLRRAREPAPSSQSKL; encoded by the exons ATGAATCCCGAATTAG TGGCAGTGATCGAGTTTTTGGGGGGTGTGCCGCTGCTCCAGACGCTGCCGAGTTCTTCTCTGAGGAAGATCGCCGAAGTAGTTTCTGTTAAGCGATACG ACCAAGGTGATTATATAGTTCGTGAAGGTGAAGTGGCGGATGGCATTTATTTCATATGGGAAGGAGAG GCTGAGGTCTGTGGGTCTTTTCATTCCGATGATCAAAATCACGCTGAATATCATTTGAAGAAATACGACTTTTTTGGTCATG GTATGTCATCATCTACTCAGACAGCAGATGTGCTTGCCTTGTCTAAG CTGACTTGCCTAGTCCTTCTTAATGAAAAAATGTATATGTTAAAATCGAAATCAATTTGGAGTGAGGATGACGCACAGGAGAAGCGCCCACTCATTGAGAGAATTCTACAACTGGATCCTATAGAG GTTAACATTTTCCAAGGTATTACTTTGCCTGATGCACCAAAATTTGGAAAAGTGTTCGGCGGGCAATTTCTCGGACAG GCACTGGCTGCAGCATGTAAAACCGTTGATTGTTTAAAGATTATTCACAGTTTGCATGCATACTTCCTTCTTCTTGGAGATTTTAATA AACCAATTATATATGAAGTGCATCGGGTACGTGATGGGAAAAGCTTTGCGACCCGAAGGGTGGATGCTATACAAAGGGGGAATGTTGTGTTTACATTGATGGCTTCTTTTCAG AAAGAGGAGCATCAGTTTGTTCACCAGGTGGCAACGATGCCTTCCGTGTCTGATCCAGAAAAG CTTTTTTCCATGGAAGAGTTACGTGTCCAACGTCTTGTTGATCCTCGGCTTCCAAG GACATACCGGAACAAGGTTGCCACTACTGATTTTTTGCCATGGCCCATCGAGATTAGGTTCTGTGAGCCTAGTACTTCCACCAATTACACAAAATCTCCTCCAAG TTTAAGGTACTGGTTTAGAGCTAAAGGGACACTTTCTGATGATCAAGCTTTGCACAG ATGCGTGGTGGCTTATGCTTCTGATCTGATTTTTCTCCAAGTGAGTTTAAACCCACATCGCGAAAAGGGTTTGAAGTCATCTTCTGTCAGCCTAGACCATTC GATGTGGTTTCACAAGCCTTTGAGGGCTGACGATTGGCTGCTATATGTG ATCGATAGTCCAAATGCTCACAGCGGTCGTGGATTTGTTACGGGACGAATGTTTACCCGAACAGGAGAG CTAGTTGTTTCGTTGATTCAAGAGGGGTTATTGAGGAGGGCCAGGGAACCAGCTCCATCTTCCCAATCCAAACTGTAA
- the LOC121763510 gene encoding acyl-CoA thioesterase 2-like isoform X3 — MNPELVAVIEFLGGVPLLQTLPSSSLRKIAEVVSVKRYDQGDYIVREGEVADGIYFIWEGEAEVCGSFHSDDQNHAEYHLKKYDFFGHGMSSSTQTADVLALSKLTCLVLLNEKMYMLKSKSIWSEDDAQEKRPLIERILQLDPIEVNIFQGITLPDAPKFGKVFGGQFLGQALAAACKTVDCLKIIHSLHAYFLLLGDFNKPIIYEVHRVRDGKSFATRRVDAIQRGNVVFTLMASFQKEEHQFVHQVATMPSVSDPEKLFSMEELRVQRLVDPRLPRTYRNKVATTDFLPWPIEIRFCEPSTSTNYTKSPPSLRYWFRAKGTLSDDQALHRCVVAYASDLIFLQILHKESS, encoded by the exons ATGAATCCCGAATTAG TGGCAGTGATCGAGTTTTTGGGGGGTGTGCCGCTGCTCCAGACGCTGCCGAGTTCTTCTCTGAGGAAGATCGCCGAAGTAGTTTCTGTTAAGCGATACG ACCAAGGTGATTATATAGTTCGTGAAGGTGAAGTGGCGGATGGCATTTATTTCATATGGGAAGGAGAG GCTGAGGTCTGTGGGTCTTTTCATTCCGATGATCAAAATCACGCTGAATATCATTTGAAGAAATACGACTTTTTTGGTCATG GTATGTCATCATCTACTCAGACAGCAGATGTGCTTGCCTTGTCTAAG CTGACTTGCCTAGTCCTTCTTAATGAAAAAATGTATATGTTAAAATCGAAATCAATTTGGAGTGAGGATGACGCACAGGAGAAGCGCCCACTCATTGAGAGAATTCTACAACTGGATCCTATAGAG GTTAACATTTTCCAAGGTATTACTTTGCCTGATGCACCAAAATTTGGAAAAGTGTTCGGCGGGCAATTTCTCGGACAG GCACTGGCTGCAGCATGTAAAACCGTTGATTGTTTAAAGATTATTCACAGTTTGCATGCATACTTCCTTCTTCTTGGAGATTTTAATA AACCAATTATATATGAAGTGCATCGGGTACGTGATGGGAAAAGCTTTGCGACCCGAAGGGTGGATGCTATACAAAGGGGGAATGTTGTGTTTACATTGATGGCTTCTTTTCAG AAAGAGGAGCATCAGTTTGTTCACCAGGTGGCAACGATGCCTTCCGTGTCTGATCCAGAAAAG CTTTTTTCCATGGAAGAGTTACGTGTCCAACGTCTTGTTGATCCTCGGCTTCCAAG GACATACCGGAACAAGGTTGCCACTACTGATTTTTTGCCATGGCCCATCGAGATTAGGTTCTGTGAGCCTAGTACTTCCACCAATTACACAAAATCTCCTCCAAG TTTAAGGTACTGGTTTAGAGCTAAAGGGACACTTTCTGATGATCAAGCTTTGCACAG ATGCGTGGTGGCTTATGCTTCTGATCTGATTTTTCTCCAA ATTCTCCATAAAGAGAGTTCTTAG
- the LOC121763889 gene encoding actin-depolymerizing factor 7-like, translated as MANSASGVAVDDACKLKFLELKAKRCFRYIVFKLDDGLQQVVVEKTGGQDETHIDLNNSLPADDCRYAVYDYDFTTDENCHKSKIFFIAWSPEASKVRTKMLYASSKDRFKRELDGIQVELQATDASEMSMDIFKERAY; from the exons ATG GCGAATTCGGCATCGGGGGTTGCTGTGGACGACGCATGCAAACTGAAGTTTCTGGAGCTCAAGGCAAAACGTTGCTTCAGGTACATTGTGTTCAAACTCGACGACGGACTCCAGCAAGTGGTGGTGGAGAAGACCGGGGGCCAGGACGAGACTCACATCGACCTCAACAACAGCTTGCCTGCTGATGATTGCCGGTATGCTGTCTACGACTACGACTTCACAACTGATGAGAACTGCCACAAGAGCAAGATTTTCTTCATTGCTTG GTCGCCCGAGGCTTCAAAGGTGAGGACCAAGATGCTTTACGCGAGCTCGAAAGACCGTTTCAAGAGAGAGCTGGATGGCATTCAGGTTGAGTTGCAAGCAACTGATGCAAGTGAGATGAGCATGGACATCTTCAAGGAAAGAGCTTATTAG